The following proteins are encoded in a genomic region of Nitratireductor sp. GISD-1A_MAKvit:
- a CDS encoding TetR/AcrR family transcriptional regulator: protein MAGRGRPRAFDRNEALHRAMRVFWSCGYEGASMNELAEAMGINKPSLYAAFGCKETLFREAIGLYEREEGAPVSEALENGRTARVSIEAALRVNARSYANPENPRGCMVVISALAGAPENSPVCRFLAENRRGNEDGFRRRVERGIVDGDVPETANPGRIAAFYATVMHGLSIRARDGASAEELERVVDSAIAAWDAIAG from the coding sequence ATGGCAGGACGCGGCAGGCCAAGAGCTTTCGACAGGAATGAAGCCCTGCATCGGGCGATGCGGGTGTTCTGGTCGTGTGGCTATGAGGGCGCTTCAATGAACGAACTCGCCGAGGCCATGGGCATCAACAAACCGAGCCTCTACGCAGCTTTTGGCTGTAAGGAGACGCTTTTTCGCGAGGCAATCGGGCTTTATGAGCGTGAAGAGGGCGCGCCCGTCAGTGAAGCGCTCGAAAACGGTCGGACGGCGAGGGTTTCCATTGAGGCGGCCCTTCGTGTCAACGCCCGAAGCTACGCAAATCCCGAGAACCCACGCGGATGCATGGTGGTCATTTCGGCTCTTGCAGGAGCGCCGGAGAACAGTCCGGTCTGTCGTTTTCTGGCCGAAAACCGGCGCGGCAATGAAGACGGATTCCGCCGCCGGGTAGAGCGTGGAATCGTCGATGGAGACGTGCCCGAAACTGCGAATCCGGGCAGGATTGCCGCCTTCTATGCAACCGTGATGCACGGGCTTTCGATCCGGGCGCGGGATGGTGCAAGTGCTGAGGAACTTGAGCGCGTGGTGGACAGTGCGATTGCCGCCTGGGACGCTATTGCCGGATAG
- the ade gene encoding adenine deaminase, producing MPDTQPVPSSDLKPWQAVAPLLVDVAMGRQPADLVVRNGRWVNVHSGEVIPATDIAIVAGRFAYCGPDASHAIGEKTRVVDAMGRYLVPGLCDAHMHVESGMVTVTEFCRAVIPHGTTSMFVDPHEIANVLGLGGVRLMHDEAMAQAINVFVQMPSCVPSAPGLENAGAALSVEDVAEAMGWPNIIGLGEVMNFPGVAANDATMTGAIAATVAAGKTVGGHYASPDLGLPFHGYVAGGPQDDHEGTRPEDAIARVRQGMKAMLRLGSAWYDVASQIKAVTEQGLDPRNFILCTDDSHSGTLVDDGHMDRVVRHAIAQGLKPVTAIQMATINTAEHFGLERELGSIAPGRRADFLIVSELAALAIDEVFARGVRLARRGKLEADIPAHDYPESAKNTVRLGKTLSTDDFDIFAPDGASHVRARVIGVIENQAPTRALEVELGVEDGIVAMDRRNDVCQIALVERHRGTGRVTNGFVSGFGYMEDCALASTVAHDSHHMIVVGTNKKDMAQAANRLGEVGGGVVLFSKGRELALVEMPIAGLMSDQRAEVVAQKAAKLTDAMRAMGCALNNAFMQHSLLALVVIPELRISDTGIIDVSNFRKVDLLI from the coding sequence ATGCCCGACACCCAGCCCGTGCCATCCAGCGATCTCAAACCCTGGCAGGCGGTTGCGCCGCTTCTGGTGGATGTGGCGATGGGACGCCAGCCGGCAGATCTGGTGGTGCGTAACGGACGCTGGGTTAATGTGCACTCAGGGGAGGTGATCCCGGCCACAGATATTGCCATCGTCGCAGGGCGCTTTGCCTATTGCGGGCCGGATGCGAGCCACGCGATTGGCGAAAAGACCCGGGTGGTCGATGCCATGGGGCGCTATCTGGTGCCAGGGCTGTGTGATGCGCACATGCATGTGGAAAGCGGGATGGTCACGGTGACGGAATTCTGCCGCGCCGTCATCCCGCACGGTACGACTTCCATGTTTGTTGACCCACATGAGATCGCCAATGTTCTGGGGCTTGGTGGCGTGCGGCTGATGCATGACGAAGCCATGGCGCAGGCGATCAATGTGTTCGTGCAGATGCCATCCTGTGTGCCTTCTGCCCCGGGACTTGAAAACGCCGGCGCAGCACTTTCGGTTGAAGATGTGGCCGAGGCCATGGGGTGGCCCAACATTATCGGACTGGGGGAAGTGATGAATTTTCCCGGCGTTGCGGCCAATGACGCCACCATGACCGGGGCGATCGCTGCAACCGTCGCAGCCGGCAAGACCGTTGGCGGACACTATGCTTCGCCGGATCTCGGGTTGCCGTTCCACGGCTATGTGGCTGGCGGGCCGCAGGACGATCATGAGGGGACACGCCCCGAAGATGCGATTGCGCGGGTAAGGCAGGGGATGAAGGCCATGCTGCGGCTGGGATCTGCCTGGTATGATGTTGCAAGCCAGATCAAGGCGGTGACGGAGCAGGGGCTTGATCCGCGCAATTTCATCCTGTGCACCGATGACAGTCATTCCGGAACGCTGGTCGATGATGGTCACATGGACCGTGTGGTGCGTCATGCCATTGCCCAGGGGCTGAAACCCGTGACTGCGATCCAGATGGCCACGATCAATACGGCGGAGCATTTTGGGCTCGAACGTGAGCTGGGCTCGATTGCTCCTGGCAGGCGGGCCGATTTCCTGATCGTTTCCGAACTCGCGGCACTCGCCATCGACGAAGTGTTTGCGCGGGGTGTAAGGCTGGCGCGGAGGGGAAAACTGGAAGCAGACATCCCCGCCCACGACTATCCCGAAAGCGCAAAGAACACGGTTCGGCTGGGCAAGACGCTGTCAACTGACGACTTCGATATCTTCGCGCCCGATGGCGCTAGCCATGTGCGGGCGCGGGTGATCGGGGTGATCGAGAATCAGGCGCCCACGCGGGCGCTGGAAGTGGAGCTTGGCGTGGAGGATGGCATTGTCGCCATGGACCGCCGCAACGATGTCTGCCAGATCGCGCTGGTGGAGCGACATCGCGGGACCGGCAGGGTGACGAATGGGTTCGTTTCGGGCTTCGGTTACATGGAAGACTGTGCCCTGGCCTCAACGGTTGCGCATGATTCCCATCACATGATCGTTGTCGGGACCAACAAGAAAGACATGGCCCAGGCCGCCAACCGGCTGGGCGAGGTCGGCGGCGGTGTGGTGCTTTTCTCCAAGGGGCGGGAGCTTGCTCTCGTGGAGATGCCGATTGCCGGCCTCATGTCGGATCAACGAGCGGAAGTCGTGGCGCAGAAGGCTGCCAAACTGACAGACGCCATGCGCGCGATGGGCTGCGCGCTGAACAATGCCTTTATGCAGCACTCGCTTCTGGCTCTGGTCGTGATCCCCGAACTGCGGATCTCCGATACGGGCATCATCGACGTGAGCAATTTCCGCAAGGTCGATCTGCTTATCTGA
- a CDS encoding alpha/beta hydrolase, whose translation MQLQSFKQLLVLFLALMLAGCANPHPSRLIAETIAPARAEQIAGTHGIFIATNRMKTDRPGEIFAGGRAPAPAFAKVEITVPAVHETGMMELAPNPRVADPARYFAARKAILYPGNSDFENALRDDIAAHNGRALIFIHGYNTGFDAAVYRAAQIFHDSEYAGTPILFSWPSAGRTIDYVYDQNSATSARDALEETLRTLARAGARRIDVVAHSMGSWVTMEALRQLAIAGDRDLDGRLADVVLASPDIDIDVFKGQMRRYGVPERPFAILTSRNDRALSLSGFIAGNQPRLGDYRDAKDLTSLGVTVIDVTEVSSGDWLNHTKFAENPILVRLLGERLSAEGELNERDDDVVRGQIENLVRGLGQTFGTAADIVITTPLTVIDLAVGQSGQP comes from the coding sequence ATGCAACTCCAGAGTTTCAAGCAACTGCTCGTTCTGTTTCTGGCCCTCATGCTCGCCGGCTGTGCGAACCCGCACCCTTCCCGGTTGATCGCCGAGACGATCGCTCCTGCCCGCGCGGAGCAGATTGCTGGCACGCATGGCATTTTCATTGCCACCAACCGCATGAAGACGGACAGGCCGGGTGAGATCTTCGCCGGTGGTCGCGCACCCGCACCCGCGTTCGCAAAAGTGGAGATCACGGTTCCCGCTGTTCACGAAACCGGCATGATGGAGCTGGCCCCGAACCCCAGGGTGGCCGATCCGGCCCGCTATTTCGCTGCCCGCAAAGCCATTCTCTACCCGGGCAATAGCGATTTTGAAAATGCGCTCAGAGACGATATCGCAGCCCATAACGGGCGCGCGCTCATTTTCATCCACGGATACAACACCGGCTTCGATGCAGCCGTCTATCGAGCCGCGCAGATCTTTCACGATTCGGAATATGCCGGGACGCCGATCCTCTTTTCCTGGCCCTCTGCCGGTCGCACGATAGACTACGTCTACGACCAGAACAGCGCGACCTCGGCCCGCGACGCGCTTGAGGAAACGCTCCGCACGCTCGCCCGGGCCGGCGCCCGGCGCATCGACGTGGTTGCGCACTCCATGGGAAGCTGGGTGACGATGGAGGCGCTGCGCCAGCTTGCCATTGCCGGTGACCGAGACCTTGACGGCCGGCTGGCGGACGTCGTCCTTGCCTCTCCGGACATCGACATCGACGTTTTCAAGGGACAGATGCGCCGCTATGGCGTGCCGGAGCGCCCGTTTGCCATTCTCACATCCCGCAATGATCGAGCGTTGTCCCTGTCCGGCTTCATCGCGGGCAACCAGCCGCGCCTCGGCGACTATCGCGACGCAAAAGACCTCACGAGCCTCGGCGTAACAGTCATCGATGTGACGGAAGTGTCCTCCGGCGACTGGCTGAACCACACGAAATTTGCCGAAAACCCGATCCTCGTACGTCTCCTTGGAGAACGTCTTTCCGCCGAGGGAGAATTGAACGAAAGAGATGACGATGTCGTCAGGGGGCAGATCGAAAATCTGGTTCGTGGCCTCGGACAGACATTCGGCACGGCGGCCGACATCGTCATCACCACCCCACTGACGGTCATCGATCTGGCGGTTGGCCAGAGCGGTCAGCCCTGA
- a CDS encoding TrkH family potassium uptake protein codes for MQYLAIRAALHIAAVFAIYLSVAMLIPAAVDLYYGNDDWQVFAFSALFTGGLAIGVSLATQGRAPVISSRFGFLVVNLLWMTACIAGAVPMLASSVEFSIADAFFESVSGVTATGATVIVGLDSMPPGLLLWRSILQWIGGLGVIALGLFVLPFLNVGGVSYFRIESSDIEDRPFDRFSTFGLGLISIYALLTLACAIAYAAAGMRAFDAINHALTTIATAGFSTHDASMGFYADNPAILWISTLFMFISALPFSILILFAIRGRLDALRDPQIRVFAAYVVIFVLAVAVYLRLVHDHTFFDALTHSAFNFVSIITTTGYASEDYSQWGAFAVAAAFVAMFLGGCSGSTTGGIKAYRFLILFKLLSNGLRRFVYPNTIVTVRYGDRPVDDDLQRAVVLFMSAFLVIWAVIILLLAATGLDFVTAISAALTGLTNVGPGLGQVVGPAGSFAPVPDLAKWIIAFAMLMGRLEILAVLVIFTPVFWER; via the coding sequence TTGCAATATCTCGCCATCCGCGCCGCACTGCACATCGCGGCGGTTTTTGCCATCTACCTTTCGGTCGCCATGCTCATCCCGGCCGCGGTCGATCTTTACTATGGCAATGACGACTGGCAGGTTTTCGCCTTTTCGGCACTCTTCACCGGGGGCCTCGCCATCGGCGTATCGCTCGCCACGCAGGGGCGCGCACCGGTCATCTCCTCCCGTTTCGGCTTTCTTGTCGTCAATCTTCTGTGGATGACGGCCTGCATTGCCGGAGCCGTGCCAATGCTCGCCTCCTCGGTGGAATTCAGCATCGCAGACGCGTTTTTCGAATCCGTCTCGGGCGTCACCGCAACCGGTGCCACCGTCATCGTCGGTCTGGACAGCATGCCGCCCGGTCTTCTGCTCTGGCGCTCGATCCTGCAGTGGATCGGCGGTCTTGGCGTGATCGCGCTCGGCCTCTTCGTCCTGCCATTCCTGAATGTGGGTGGCGTTTCCTATTTTCGTATTGAGTCCTCAGACATCGAAGACCGTCCGTTCGACCGCTTCTCCACGTTCGGCCTGGGCCTGATCAGCATTTATGCGCTGCTCACCCTGGCCTGCGCGATTGCCTACGCAGCGGCAGGCATGCGCGCCTTCGACGCGATCAACCATGCGCTCACCACCATCGCCACGGCCGGTTTTTCCACCCACGATGCCTCCATGGGTTTTTACGCCGACAATCCGGCAATCCTTTGGATAAGCACGCTGTTCATGTTCATTTCCGCCCTTCCCTTTTCCATTTTGATCCTGTTTGCGATCCGGGGCCGGCTCGACGCACTGCGCGATCCGCAGATCCGGGTGTTTGCAGCGTATGTCGTCATCTTCGTTCTTGCCGTGGCTGTCTATCTGCGGCTCGTTCACGACCACACGTTTTTCGATGCGCTCACCCACTCGGCATTCAATTTCGTGTCGATCATCACCACCACGGGCTATGCAAGCGAGGATTATTCGCAATGGGGTGCATTCGCCGTAGCCGCCGCATTCGTTGCCATGTTTCTCGGCGGCTGTTCCGGTTCCACAACGGGTGGCATCAAGGCCTACCGCTTCCTGATCCTGTTCAAGCTGCTTTCAAACGGCCTTCGCCGCTTTGTCTATCCCAACACCATCGTTACAGTGCGATACGGCGACCGACCGGTCGATGACGACCTGCAACGGGCCGTCGTGCTCTTCATGTCGGCCTTTCTGGTCATCTGGGCAGTGATCATCCTGCTTCTGGCTGCCACCGGCCTCGATTTCGTCACGGCCATTTCGGCCGCCTTGACCGGGCTTACCAATGTCGGTCCGGGCCTTGGCCAGGTGGTGGGGCCGGCCGGCAGCTTTGCCCCCGTTCCAGACCTTGCCAAATGGATCATCGCCTTCGCCATGTTGATGGGCAGGCTTGAAATTCTGGCGGTTCTCGTCATTTTCACGCCGGTTTTCTGGGAGAGATAG